In Xyrauchen texanus isolate HMW12.3.18 chromosome 14, RBS_HiC_50CHRs, whole genome shotgun sequence, the following are encoded in one genomic region:
- the gpr143 gene encoding LOW QUALITY PROTEIN: G-protein coupled receptor 143 (The sequence of the model RefSeq protein was modified relative to this genomic sequence to represent the inferred CDS: deleted 2 bases in 1 codon), whose product MASPRLETFCCPNRDAATEFVVNFQSVFFSAICICSASVSFIFTVIQILPKRRGPTPGHPQHKPASSLRILFIISVCDILGCTGIIVRSSIWLGLPNLISGISVGNSSDVWPEVYCVGSAMWIQLFFSASFWWTFCYAVDVFLVVKRSAGISTIVLYHMITWGLTLLLCVEGVAMLYYPSISSCENGLQHAIPHYITTYAPLLLVLCVNPVLFARTVSAVTSLLKGQQGIYTENERRLGSEIKIRFFKIMLVFFICWLPNIINESLLFYLEMQDDIKANSVKNVRNAALITWFIMGILNPMQGFLNTLAFQGWTGLHVDFSPQRHRELLWDSASTSVAVGAGYNPMVGSTLLFQSHVQEVKKNLSSNGHQHPSDAISVLSEGSESSTVEIHISSEQREFEQVKSDGASLENSTG is encoded by the exons ATGGCATCTCCTCGACTCGAGACCTTCTGTTGTCCCAACCGCGACGCCGCCACTGAATTCGTGGTGAACTTCCAGTCCGTGTTCTTCAGCGCGATCTGTATCTGCAGCGCGAGCGTCAGTTTCATATTTACCGTCATTCAGATTTTACCCAAACGGAGAGGA CCGACGCCGGGACACCCGCAGCACAAACCCGCCTCATCTCTCAGGATATTATTCATCATCAGTGTGTGTGATATCTTAGGATGCACAG GAATCATCGTCAGATCATCCATATGGCTCGGTTTACCCAACCTCATCAGTGGCATCTCCGTTGGCAACAGCAGCGACGTGTGGCCGGAGGTGTACTGTGTCGGCAGTGCA ATGTGGATTCAGCTGTTCTTTAGCGCCTCCTTCTGGTGGACATTCTGTTACGCGGTGGACGTCTTCTTAGTGGTCAAACGATCAGCTGGAATCAG CACCATCGTCCTATATCACATGATCACATGGGGTCTGACTCTTCTGCTGTGTGTGGAGGGCGTGGCCATGCTCTATTACCCTTCTATATCCAG TTGTGAAAACGGTCTTCAGCACGCAATCCCTCATTACATCACCACATATGCGCCGCTGCTGCTGGTGTTGTGTGTGAACCCGGTGCTCTTCGCCAGAACGGTGTCTGCGG tGACATCACTGCTCAAAGGTCAACAGGGCATCTACACCGAGAACGAGCGGCGCCTTGGAAGTGAAATCAAGATACGATTCTTTAAAATAATGCTGGTGTTTTTCATCTG CTGGTTGCCCAACATTATAAATGAAAGTTTGCTCTTTTACCTGGAGATGCAAGATGATATTAAAGCCAACAGTGTGAAAAATGTTCGCAATGCTGCGCTCATCACATGGTTTATAATG GGCATCTTAAATCCCATGCAAGGATTCCTCAACACGCTGGCGTTTCAAGGCTGGACGGGGCTGCACGTGGACTTCAGTCCGCAGAGACATCGAGAGTTGCTGTGGGATTCAGCCTCCACTTCAGTGGCCGTCGGGGCCGGATACAACCCAATGGTGGGCTCCACGCTGCTCTTCCAAAGTCACGTACAGGAAGTCAAGAAGAATCTGAGCTCCAACGGACACCAGCACCCTTCAGACGCCATAAGTGTCCTGTCTGAAG GTTCAGAGTCGAGTACAGTAGAAATCCACATATCGAGTGAACAGCGCGAGTTTGAGCAGGTCAAGTCTGACGGAGCGTCGCTGGAGAATTCTACAGGCTGA